A genomic window from Canis aureus isolate CA01 chromosome 2, VMU_Caureus_v.1.0, whole genome shotgun sequence includes:
- the PIGG gene encoding GPI ethanolamine phosphate transferase 2, catalytic subunit isoform X2 yields the protein MRLGSGAFAACCVVIEVLGVALFLRGFFPAPVRSSSRAEQRAEPAAPEPSAGASSNWTKLPPPLFKKVVIMLIDGLRDDFVFGSKGVKFMPYTTYLVEKGASHSFVAEAKLPTVTMPRIKALMTGSLPGFIDVVRNLNSPELLEDNVITQAKAAGKRIIFYGDETWVKLFPKHFVEYDGTTSFFVSDYTEVDDNVTRHLDKVLKRGDWDMLILHYLGLDHIGHVSGPSSPLIGHKLREMDSILMKIHTSLLSEERETLVPNLLVLCGDHGMSETGGHGASSMEELNTALILISSAFERKPGDIRRPKHVQQTDLAATLAIGLGLPIPGNSVGSLLFPTVEGRPVREQLRFLHLNAVQLSKLLQENVPSYEKEPGFEQFKMSERLHGNWIRLYLEENNSEVLFNLGAKVRRQYLDALRTLSLSLSRQVAQYDIYSMLVGTVVVLEVLSLLLLSIPEALSNKAELEVPLWSPVFSLLFYLTLLVLSALHVIVCTSAESSCYFCGLSWLTAGGVMVLVSALLCAVVSALAKTFGDGKFLSKKLPSEGRQ from the exons ATGcggctgggctccggggccttCGCCGCCTGCTGCGTGGTGATCGAGGTGCTCGGGGTCGCGCTCTTCCTCCGGGGCTTCTTCCCGGCCCCGGTTCGCTCCTCTTCCAGGGCGGAGCAGCGGGCAGAGCCCGCGGCGCCTGAACCCTCGGCCG GAGCCAGTTCCAACTGGACCAAGCTCCCACCACCTCTCTTCAAAAAAGTTGTTATTATGCTAATAGATGGCTTGAGAGATGATTTTGTGTTCGGCTCCAAGGGTGTGAAATTTATGCCCTACACAACTTACCTTGTGGAAAAAGGAGCATCTCACAGTTTTGTGGCCGAAGCAAAGCTGCCTACAGTTACGATGCCTCGAATCAAG GCGTTGATGACAGGGAGCCTCCCCGGCTTCATCGATGTTGTCAGGAACCTCAATTCCCCTGAACTGCTAGAAGACAACGTGATTACACAGGCAAAAGCAGCTGGAAAAAGAATTATCTTTTATGGAGATGAAACATGGGTAAAATTATTCCCAAAGCATTTTGTGGAATATGATGGAACAACTTCATTTTTTGTGTCCGATTATACAGag GTGGATGATAATGTTACAAGGCATTTGgataaagtattaaaaagagGGGATTGGGACATGTTAATCCTCCACTACCTCGGGCTGGACCACATCGGCCACGTTTCTGGGCCTAGCAGTCCTCTGATTGGGCATAAACTCCGAGAGATGGACAGCATCCTGATGAAGATCCACACCTCACTGCTGTCTGAG GAGAGAGAAACTCTTGTACCCAATTTGCTGGTTCTCTGTGGTGATCACGGCATGTCTGAAACTGGCGGTCATGGGGCCTCTTCCATGGAGGAGCTTAACACCGCCCTGATCTTAATCAGTTCTGCATTTGAAAGAAAACCTG GTGACATCAGACGTCCAAAGCACGTTCAGCAGACTGACTTGGCTGCAACCCTAGCAATAGGGCTTGGCCTGCCGATTCCAGGGAACAGTGTCGGCAGCCTCCTGTTCCCCACCGTGGAGGGGAGACCGGTGAGAGAACAGCTGaggtttttacatttaaatgcaGTGCAGCTCAGCAAATTGTTGCAAGAGAATGTGCCGTCATACGAAAAAG AGCCTGGATTTGAGCAGTTTAAAATGTCAGAGAGGTTGCATGGGAACTGGATCAGACTGTACTTGGAGGAAAATAACTCAGAAGTCCTTTTCAACCTGGGAGCCAAGGTTCGCAGGCAGTACTTGGATGCCCTGAGGACCCTGAGCCTGTCCCTGAGCAGACAAGTGGCCCAGTACGACATCTACTCCATGCTGGTGGGGACTGTCGTGGTATTGGAG GTTCTCTCCCTGCTCCTACTCAGCATCCCGGAAGCACTGAGCAACAAGGCCGAACTGGAGGTTCCTCTGTGGTCGCCTGTGTTTTCTCTGCTGTTTTACTTGACGTTGCTGGTTCTCTCCGCTCTTCACGTCATTGTGTGCACCTCGGCCGAGAGTTCCTGCTACTTCTGTGGCCTCTCGTGGCTGACAGCAGGCGGAGTGATGGTGTTGGTCTCCGCACTGCTCTGTGCAGTGGTGTCTGCTCTTGCCAAGACCTTTGGTGATGGAAAGTTCCTGAGCAAG AAACTGCCTTCTGAGGGACGACAGTGA
- the PIGG gene encoding GPI ethanolamine phosphate transferase 2, catalytic subunit isoform X3, with product MRLGSGAFAACCVVIEVLGVALFLRGFFPAPVRSSSRAEQRAEPAAPEPSAGASSNWTKLPPPLFKKVVIMLIDGLRDDFVFGSKGVKFMPYTTYLVEKGASHSFVAEAKLPTVTMPRIKALMTGSLPGFIDVVRNLNSPELLEDNVITQAKAAGKRIIFYGDETWVKLFPKHFVEYDGTTSFFVSDYTEVDDNVTRHLDKVLKRGDWDMLILHYLGLDHIGHVSGPSSPLIGHKLREMDSILMKIHTSLLSEERETLVPNLLVLCGDHGMSETGGHGASSMEELNTALILISSAFERKPGDIRRPKHVQQTDLAATLAIGLGLPIPGNSVGSLLFPTVEGRPVREQLRFLHLNAVQLSKLLQENVPSYEKGSLPAPTQHPGSTEQQGRTGGSSVVACVFSAVLLDVAGSLRSSRHCVHLGREFLLLLWPLVADSRRSDGVGLRTALCSGVCSCQDLW from the exons ATGcggctgggctccggggccttCGCCGCCTGCTGCGTGGTGATCGAGGTGCTCGGGGTCGCGCTCTTCCTCCGGGGCTTCTTCCCGGCCCCGGTTCGCTCCTCTTCCAGGGCGGAGCAGCGGGCAGAGCCCGCGGCGCCTGAACCCTCGGCCG GAGCCAGTTCCAACTGGACCAAGCTCCCACCACCTCTCTTCAAAAAAGTTGTTATTATGCTAATAGATGGCTTGAGAGATGATTTTGTGTTCGGCTCCAAGGGTGTGAAATTTATGCCCTACACAACTTACCTTGTGGAAAAAGGAGCATCTCACAGTTTTGTGGCCGAAGCAAAGCTGCCTACAGTTACGATGCCTCGAATCAAG GCGTTGATGACAGGGAGCCTCCCCGGCTTCATCGATGTTGTCAGGAACCTCAATTCCCCTGAACTGCTAGAAGACAACGTGATTACACAGGCAAAAGCAGCTGGAAAAAGAATTATCTTTTATGGAGATGAAACATGGGTAAAATTATTCCCAAAGCATTTTGTGGAATATGATGGAACAACTTCATTTTTTGTGTCCGATTATACAGag GTGGATGATAATGTTACAAGGCATTTGgataaagtattaaaaagagGGGATTGGGACATGTTAATCCTCCACTACCTCGGGCTGGACCACATCGGCCACGTTTCTGGGCCTAGCAGTCCTCTGATTGGGCATAAACTCCGAGAGATGGACAGCATCCTGATGAAGATCCACACCTCACTGCTGTCTGAG GAGAGAGAAACTCTTGTACCCAATTTGCTGGTTCTCTGTGGTGATCACGGCATGTCTGAAACTGGCGGTCATGGGGCCTCTTCCATGGAGGAGCTTAACACCGCCCTGATCTTAATCAGTTCTGCATTTGAAAGAAAACCTG GTGACATCAGACGTCCAAAGCACGTTCAGCAGACTGACTTGGCTGCAACCCTAGCAATAGGGCTTGGCCTGCCGATTCCAGGGAACAGTGTCGGCAGCCTCCTGTTCCCCACCGTGGAGGGGAGACCGGTGAGAGAACAGCTGaggtttttacatttaaatgcaGTGCAGCTCAGCAAATTGTTGCAAGAGAATGTGCCGTCATACGAAAAAG GTTCTCTCCCTGCTCCTACTCAGCATCCCGGAAGCACTGAGCAACAAGGCCGAACTGGAGGTTCCTCTGTGGTCGCCTGTGTTTTCTCTGCTGTTTTACTTGACGTTGCTGGTTCTCTCCGCTCTTCACGTCATTGTGTGCACCTCGGCCGAGAGTTCCTGCTACTTCTGTGGCCTCTCGTGGCTGACAGCAGGCGGAGTGATGGTGTTGGTCTCCGCACTGCTCTGTGCAGTGGTGTCTGCTCTTGCCAAGACCTTTGGTGA